A genomic segment from Heptranchias perlo isolate sHepPer1 chromosome 18, sHepPer1.hap1, whole genome shotgun sequence encodes:
- the foxp2 gene encoding forkhead box protein P2 isoform X3: MMTPQVITPQQMQQILQQQVLSPQQLQALLQQQQAVMLQQQQLQEFYKKQQEQLHLQLLQQQQQQQQQQQQQQQQQQQQQQQQQQQHPGKQSKEQQLAAQQIVFQQQLLQMQQIQQQQHLMNLQRQGLITIQPGQPSLSVQSLPQGLSPAEIQQLWKEVTGVHNMEDGVLKHGGLDLSTNNSSSTTSTTTSKASPPITHHSLMNGQASVLTTRRDSSSHEESGASHPLYGHGVCKWPGCESICEDFGQFLKHLNNEHALDDRSTAQCRVQMQVVQQLEIQLSKERERLQAMMTHLHMRPSDPKPCPKPLNLVSSVTMSKNISETSPQSLPQTPTTPTAPVTPVTQGPSVITPANVHNVGPIRRRHGDKYNIPISSEIAPNYEFYKNADVRPPFTYATLIRQAIIESSDRQLTLNEIYNWFTRTFAYFRRNAATWKNAVRHNLSLHKCFVRVENVKGAVWTVDEMEYQKRRSQKITGSPTLVKNIPNSLGYGAALNASLQAALAESSLPLLSNPSLINTTSSGLLQAAHEDLNGSLDHLDSNGNISPGCSPQQHIQPIHVKEEPMNAEEDEGPMSLVTTANHSPEIEEDRDVEEEPSSEDLE, translated from the exons ATGATGACTCCCCAGGTGATCACCCCTCAGCAGATGCAGCAGATCCTTCAACAGCAAGTGCTGTCCCCACAGCAGCTTCAGGCTCTACTTCAACAGCAGCAAGCAGTCATGTTACAGCAG CAACAGCTTCAAGAATTCTATAAAAAACAGCAGGAACAGTTACATCTTCAGCTtctgcagcagcagcaacaacaacaacagcagcagcagcagcagcagcagcaacaacagcagcaacaacaacagcagcaacagcaGCACCCAGGCAAGCAATCAAAAGAG CAGCAGTTGGCAGCCCAACAGATTGTCTTCCAACAGCAGCTTCTCCAAATGCAACAAATCCAGCAACAACAGCATTTGATGAACTTACAACGTCAGGGACTCATTACTATCCAGCCTGGACAGCCGTCCCTCTCAGTCCAATCTCTGCCACAAG GTTTAAGCCCTGCAGAGATTCAGCAGCTCTGGAAAGAAGTGACTGGGGTGCACAATATGGAAGACGGTGTTTTGAAGCATGGCGGGCTGGATCTCTCTACCAATAATTCTTCCTCTACTACCTCCACTACCACTTCCAAAGCATCACCACCAATAACTCATCATTCCTTAATGAACGGACAGGCTTCAGTCCTCACAACAAGAAGAGATAG CTCATCACATGAGGAATCTGGGGCCAGTCATCCTCTCTATGGCCATGGCGTGTGTAAATGGCCTGGATGTGAAAGTATTTGTGAAGATTTTGGACAGTTTTTGAA GCACCTTAATAATGAACATGCATTAGATGATAGAAGTACTGCACAGTGTCGGGTCCAGATGCAAGTTGTGCAGCAGTTGGAAATTCAG CTTTCTAAAGAACGTGAGCGCCTTCAGGCAATGATGACCCACCTCCACATGAGACCCTCTGATCCCAAGCCATGTCCGAAACCT CTGAATCTGGTGTCGAGTGTCACAATGTCTAAGAACATTTCAGAGACTTCCCCACAGAGCTTACCTCAGACTCCCACCACACCAACAGCCCCAGTCACCCCTGTCACGCAAGGACCCTCCGTAATCACTCCAGCCAACGTGCACAATGTGGGACCAATTCGAAGAAGACATGGTGATAAGTACAACATTCCCATTTCATCAG AGATTGCCCCAAACTATGAGTTTTATAAGAATGCAGATGTTAGACCTCCATTTACTTATGCAACTCTCATAAGGCAG GCTATCATTGAATCATCTGACAGGCAGTTAACACTTAATGAAATCTACAACTGGTTTACACGAACATTTGCCTATTTCAGGCGTAATGCTGCAACTTGGAAG AATGCAGTACGCCATAACCTTAGCCTGCACAAGTGTTTTGTTCGAGTAGAAaatgttaaaggggcagtgtgGACTGTGGACGAAATGGAATACCAAAAGCGAAGGTCACAAAAGATAACAGG AAGCCCAACATTAGTCAAAAACATACCTAATAGTCTGGGGTATGGAGCAGCTCTCAATGCAAGCTTGCAG GCTGCACTTGCAGAGAGCAGTTTACCTTTACTTAGTAACCCAAGCCTGATAAACACCACCTCCAGTGGCTTACTGCAGGCAGCCCATGAAGACCTCAATGGTTCACTGGATCACCTCGACAGCAATGGGAATATCAGCCCAGGATGTTCTCCACAGCAACACAT